Proteins encoded by one window of Desulfovibrio ferrophilus:
- a CDS encoding GNAT family N-acetyltransferase, with the protein MPIVIRQAGHHDIEQLLPLLGELCAMEQDFLFDEARQRRGLELLVDDTGSCVLMAELDGQTVGMCTAQIVISTAEGGASALVEDLVVDSRFRGRGLGRRLLGRLRRWTEGQGATRMQLLADRDNAGALGFYDRCGWDRTNMICLRTTDACTAEVPHEE; encoded by the coding sequence ATGCCCATCGTTATTCGTCAGGCCGGTCACCACGACATCGAGCAACTTCTCCCTTTGTTGGGTGAACTGTGCGCCATGGAACAGGATTTTCTGTTCGATGAAGCTCGCCAGCGCCGGGGACTTGAACTGCTTGTCGACGACACGGGATCTTGCGTGCTGATGGCGGAACTGGATGGACAGACGGTGGGCATGTGTACGGCTCAGATTGTCATTTCGACTGCCGAGGGCGGGGCTTCCGCCCTGGTGGAGGATCTGGTGGTGGACAGTCGTTTCAGGGGCCGTGGGCTTGGCAGACGGCTGTTGGGGCGTTTGCGGCGCTGGACCGAAGGGCAGGGCGCCACACGCATGCAACTCCTGGCTGACAGGGATAACGCGGGTGCCCTGGGATTCTATGATCGATGCGGATGGGACCGGACCAATATGATCTGTTTACGGACTACTGATGCTTGCACCGCGGAGGTGCCCCATGAAGAATGA